One Gimesia sp. DNA segment encodes these proteins:
- a CDS encoding ATPase, T2SS/T4P/T4SS family has product MIFGFGKSRDEEEELEEEIEPVSFQGALNGQPANLKDNARLVKAGLMPAKNIITDGLALRAQMIRFEPKGERYQVAFYVDGVPNPGPKLSKQQGMAVVQIIKLLSGLNIQERKRPQQGGVNAELEEVNYQLRVATAPTPAGERLTIKAIDVKHPLDRADDIGITEELKERIRSLSTGRNGLILVSGPPNSGLTTTTFGVVRSVDAYQYTIFALAEPEHREFSHIATLDEKEGDTFDDELRRIIRMEADIIYLKPITDEDYVRSIMGVKDEITMIAEISAKDAVTGMMKFCKLAGSVEKGVDTLKCVVGYRLIRTLCDKCKEAFRPNPKLIAKMGLPKTTKMLYRPPRETVDEDGNEIEPCEKCDGLGYYGQTLLLEFIEMTDEMKQLIIGGGDPAKIKALAKKQDMPSMQKDGIRLVAEGKTSLEELQRAFKQG; this is encoded by the coding sequence GTGATCTTTGGTTTTGGAAAGTCCCGGGATGAAGAGGAAGAACTCGAAGAAGAGATCGAACCAGTCTCGTTCCAGGGGGCGTTAAATGGACAGCCCGCGAATCTGAAAGATAATGCACGTCTGGTCAAAGCGGGATTGATGCCCGCTAAGAATATCATCACCGACGGGCTGGCTCTGCGGGCACAGATGATTCGATTTGAACCAAAGGGCGAACGGTATCAGGTGGCCTTTTATGTGGATGGCGTACCTAACCCGGGCCCCAAGCTTTCCAAACAACAGGGAATGGCCGTGGTGCAGATCATTAAACTGCTCTCCGGCTTGAACATCCAGGAACGGAAACGTCCCCAGCAGGGGGGCGTGAATGCGGAACTGGAAGAGGTGAATTACCAGTTGCGGGTCGCCACTGCTCCAACACCTGCGGGCGAACGGTTGACAATCAAAGCCATCGACGTGAAACATCCCCTGGATCGCGCAGACGATATCGGGATTACCGAGGAGCTGAAAGAACGCATTCGTTCGCTGAGCACCGGTCGCAACGGATTGATTCTGGTCAGTGGCCCCCCGAACTCGGGACTGACCACCACCACCTTTGGTGTGGTGCGATCTGTTGACGCCTACCAGTATACGATCTTCGCTCTGGCAGAACCGGAGCATCGCGAGTTCAGCCACATCGCAACCCTGGATGAAAAAGAGGGAGATACGTTTGACGACGAGTTGCGGCGAATCATCCGTATGGAAGCAGATATCATTTATCTGAAGCCCATCACGGATGAAGACTATGTCCGCAGCATCATGGGGGTCAAAGACGAGATCACCATGATCGCTGAGATTTCGGCCAAAGACGCTGTTACCGGGATGATGAAGTTCTGCAAGCTGGCAGGCAGCGTCGAGAAGGGCGTGGATACTCTGAAGTGTGTTGTAGGCTATCGCCTGATTCGTACACTTTGTGACAAGTGTAAAGAAGCATTCCGGCCCAACCCTAAACTGATTGCCAAGATGGGTTTACCCAAAACGACCAAGATGCTGTATCGTCCGCCGCGTGAAACCGTGGATGAAGATGGCAACGAAATCGAACCCTGTGAAAAATGCGACGGGCTCGGTTACTATGGACAGACCTTGCTTCTGGAGTTTATCGAAATGACCGATGAGATGAAGCAACTGATCATCGGTGGCGGCGATCCCGCCAAAATCAAAGCCTTGGCAAA